A single Kryptolebias marmoratus isolate JLee-2015 linkage group LG16, ASM164957v2, whole genome shotgun sequence DNA region contains:
- the gsdmeb gene encoding gasdermin Eb: MKNSLNRQINNRRRTEERRRRRAPPLSAVCRQRNSGSARRLRGKRFPLLLFLLLSASEMFATATRNFVEEVDKGGVLIPVSCLNDNIRLLTVVVKRKRFWFWQKPKYDPADFLLGDLLTGDSPLKPVVMEKDFLKYSGTFGDSVQGTVGGTVVKANASVEGKDTTKLQSTFGPLKKEEVDVQKLLLDCKDRVLDMSHSLIQQTKEKHKQVFGIVKERIVTTQPCSVIEEVQQGGQCGGALTSCLTSSKVSLKENGSFNKDSNVTVEIPISSIVAYGLIELEVRKDGRFELCLMSDTNGGFEDVDGPLRRTELLGVSGAPAAKQQLQQQLEHLKDHFQLLSALPASTRASLLQQVSELLQDAAAIGDLQEVLDRMHVGGAGRTESPRQEVQEILNLLERSGETESTQRRSFLTALHLVISALDEITRDCLAALRRCTSPAALQTLELLAQSASGGGGTPLSSADLTEDLFETTRHLFASSNVSLQRDGDVVRTEIIGPQPDLPLVLCIAIRGLASLAHS; this comes from the exons ATGAAGAACTCCCTCAACCgccaaataaacaacagaagaagaaccgaggagaggagaagaagaagagctccACCGCTCAGCGCCGTCTGTCGTCAAAGAAACTCAGGTTCAGCAAGAAGACTTCGAGGAAAGAG AtttcctttgttgttgtttttattattatccgCCTCGGAAATGTTTGCCACAGCCACCAGAAACTTTGTGGAGGAGGTAGACAAGGGAGGCGTACTGATCCCAGTTTCCTGCCTGAACGACAACATCAGGCTCCTGACCGTGGTGGTGAAACGAAaacggttctggttctggcagAAGCCCAAATATGACCCGGCTGATTTCCTCCTGGGTGACCTGCTGACAGGAGACTCGCCTCTGAAGCCAG TTGtgatggaaaaagacttcctcAAATACAGCGGGACGTTCGGGGACAGCGTTCAGGGCACCGTGGGGGGCACTGTTGTGAAAGCCAACGCCAGCGTGGAGGGGAAAGACACCACCAAGCTCCAGTCGACCTTCGGCCCTTtgaagaaggaggaggtggacgtgcagaagctgctgctggactGCAAGGACAG agtTCTGGACATGTCTCATTCTCTCATCCAGCAGACAAAAGAGAAGCACAAGCAGGTGTTCGGGATCGTGAAGGAGCGCATCGTCACCACGCAGCCGTGTTCGGTCATAGAGGAGGTGCAGCAGGGCGGGCAGTGCGGAGGGGCGTTGACCTCCTGCCTGACGAGCAGCAAG gTTTCCCTGAAGGAAAATGGAAGCTTCAACAAAGACAGCAACGTGACGGTGGAGATTCCTATCAGCTCGATAGTTGCCTACGGCCTCATAGAGCTGGAGGTCAGAAAGGACGGCCGCTTCG AGCTGTGTCTGATGTCGGACACCAACGGGGGTTTTGAGGACGTGGACGGCCCTTTGAGGAGGACAGAACTGCTGGGTGTCTCAGGAGCGCCTGCTGCAAAGCAGCAGCTTCAACAAC AGCTGGAGCACCTAAAGGACCATTTCCAGCTGCTTTCGGCTCTGCCTGCATCCACCAGGGCCTCCCTGCTTCAGCAGGTCTCAGAACTCCTGCAGGACGCCGCAGCCATCGGGGACCTTCAAGAAGTC CTGGACCGGATGCATGTGGGTGGTGCTGGACGGACGGAGTCTCCACGACAGGAAGTCCAAGAGATTCTCAACCTGCTGGAGCGTTCCGGTGAAACGGAGTCGACTCAGAGGAGATCGTTCCTCACAGCGCTGCACCTCGTTATCAGTGCCCTGGATg AAATAACCCGGGATTGTCTCGCTGCCTTGAGACGGTGCACCAGCCCCGCAGCCTTACAGACCCTGGAGCTGCTG GCACAGAGCGCATCAGGAGGTGGAGGGACGCCTCTGAGCAGCGCTGATCTGACGGAAGACCTCTTCGAAACGACCCGACACCTGTTCGCGTCCTCCAACGTGTCCCTGCAGAGGGACGGCGATGTGGTGCGGACGGAAATCATCGGGCCGCAGCCAGATCTTCCTCTGGTTCTGTGCATCGCCATCAGGGGTCTCGCCTCACTGGCCCACAGTTAA